One part of the Diadema setosum chromosome 6, eeDiaSeto1, whole genome shotgun sequence genome encodes these proteins:
- the LOC140229983 gene encoding heat shock factor 2-binding protein-like isoform X3, giving the protein MVKRTAMASLQGQLQILKENLPRIVNEDIHMAFTTKHALEQELDCERKRAAEAQKESLHWKSRHDAARGEYEQERKEKLALKGELSQCNQRMFMQSDYCAGMGAVCCTLLWKASQLEGTISTLLVGSQMQNFMSVVCHTLDSFVATYQVEEIPSEQSEELQFVLALVGTITNVAASAEGREYLATNRICGQMVQTFTSLLSTPSSKSLVKLKDLSLMALYNLSINRKGLGILISTKRLIPLLAWLVQAETSQDIRLHSLLLIQSLILDGSSLSLLHEVRDQLSLDLLESLAVEASSEMKEVIGEVMQIISTLSKHEP; this is encoded by the exons ATGGTCAAGAGAACAGCAATGGCCAGCCTTCAGGGGCAACTACAAATATTGAAGGAAAATCTTCCAAGGATTGTCAATGAAGACATTCACATGGCTTTCACGACTAAACATGCTCTAGAGCAGG AATTAgattgtgaaagaaaaagagcagctgAAGCACAGAAGGAGAGTCTGCACTGGAAATCTAGACATGATGCAGCGAGAGGCGAGTATGAACAGGAGAGAAAG GAGAAGCTAGCGCTGAAGGGAGAGTTGTCTCAGTGTAACCAGCGGATGTTCATGCAGTCAGATTACTGTGCTGGGATGGGCGCTGTCTGTTGCACACTGCTCTGGAAGGCTTCTCAGCTGGAAGGAACCATCTCTACCTTGCTTGTAGGG TCCCAGATGCAGAACTTCATGTCGGTTGTTTGCCACACACTGGACAGCTTTGTTGCAACATACCAAGTAGAGGAAATTCCTTCTGAGCAGAGTGAAGAACTTCAGTTTGTGCTGGCTTTGGTTGGAACAATAACAA ATGTAGCAGCATCAGCTGAAGGCAGGGAGTACCTAGCTACAAACAGGATATGTGGTCAGATGGTGCAGACTTTCACAAGCCTTCTCTCAACTCCATCTTCAAAGTCCCTGGTGAAGTTGAAGGA TCTCAGCCTGATGGCCCTGTACAACCTGAGCATCAACCGGAAAGGACTTGGCATCCTCATCTCAACGAAGAGACTCATCCCTCTTCTTGCATGGCTAGTACAAG CTGAGACGAGCCAAGACATCAGGCTGCATTCATTGCTCCTCATTCAATCACTCATTCTGGATGGCAGCAGCCTATCTCTCCTACATGAAGTCAGAGATCAG CTTTCACTAGACTTGCTGGAGTCTCTTGCAGTGGAGGCATCATCTGAGATGAAGGAGGTCATCGGAGAGGTCATGCAAATCATTAGTACCTTGAGCAAACATGAGCCATGA
- the LOC140229983 gene encoding heat shock factor 2-binding protein-like isoform X2, producing the protein MDVLQIHGLLNLVKKSFSHVAEEWTSLKHEIESETQGQGHNGSDDNSFVMVKRTAMASLQGQLQILKENLPRIVNEDIHMAFTTKHALEQELDCERKRAAEAQKESLHWKSRHDAARGEYEQERKLALKGELSQCNQRMFMQSDYCAGMGAVCCTLLWKASQLEGTISTLLVGSQMQNFMSVVCHTLDSFVATYQVEEIPSEQSEELQFVLALVGTITNVAASAEGREYLATNRICGQMVQTFTSLLSTPSSKSLVKLKDLSLMALYNLSINRKGLGILISTKRLIPLLAWLVQAETSQDIRLHSLLLIQSLILDGSSLSLLHEVRDQLSLDLLESLAVEASSEMKEVIGEVMQIISTLSKHEP; encoded by the exons ATGGATGTCCTGCAGATT CACGGCCTTCTGAATCTTGTGAAGAAGAGCTTCTCGCATGTTGCAGAGGAATGGACATCACTGAAACATGAAATCGAATCTGAGACACAAGGTCAAGGACACAACGGG TCAGATGACAATTCATTTGTAATGGTCAAGAGAACAGCAATGGCCAGCCTTCAGGGGCAACTACAAATATTGAAGGAAAATCTTCCAAGGATTGTCAATGAAGACATTCACATGGCTTTCACGACTAAACATGCTCTAGAGCAGG AATTAgattgtgaaagaaaaagagcagctgAAGCACAGAAGGAGAGTCTGCACTGGAAATCTAGACATGATGCAGCGAGAGGCGAGTATGAACAGGAGAGAAAG CTAGCGCTGAAGGGAGAGTTGTCTCAGTGTAACCAGCGGATGTTCATGCAGTCAGATTACTGTGCTGGGATGGGCGCTGTCTGTTGCACACTGCTCTGGAAGGCTTCTCAGCTGGAAGGAACCATCTCTACCTTGCTTGTAGGG TCCCAGATGCAGAACTTCATGTCGGTTGTTTGCCACACACTGGACAGCTTTGTTGCAACATACCAAGTAGAGGAAATTCCTTCTGAGCAGAGTGAAGAACTTCAGTTTGTGCTGGCTTTGGTTGGAACAATAACAA ATGTAGCAGCATCAGCTGAAGGCAGGGAGTACCTAGCTACAAACAGGATATGTGGTCAGATGGTGCAGACTTTCACAAGCCTTCTCTCAACTCCATCTTCAAAGTCCCTGGTGAAGTTGAAGGA TCTCAGCCTGATGGCCCTGTACAACCTGAGCATCAACCGGAAAGGACTTGGCATCCTCATCTCAACGAAGAGACTCATCCCTCTTCTTGCATGGCTAGTACAAG CTGAGACGAGCCAAGACATCAGGCTGCATTCATTGCTCCTCATTCAATCACTCATTCTGGATGGCAGCAGCCTATCTCTCCTACATGAAGTCAGAGATCAG CTTTCACTAGACTTGCTGGAGTCTCTTGCAGTGGAGGCATCATCTGAGATGAAGGAGGTCATCGGAGAGGTCATGCAAATCATTAGTACCTTGAGCAAACATGAGCCATGA
- the LOC140229983 gene encoding heat shock factor 2-binding protein-like isoform X1, whose amino-acid sequence MDVLQIHGLLNLVKKSFSHVAEEWTSLKHEIESETQGQGHNGSDDNSFVMVKRTAMASLQGQLQILKENLPRIVNEDIHMAFTTKHALEQELDCERKRAAEAQKESLHWKSRHDAARGEYEQERKEKLALKGELSQCNQRMFMQSDYCAGMGAVCCTLLWKASQLEGTISTLLVGSQMQNFMSVVCHTLDSFVATYQVEEIPSEQSEELQFVLALVGTITNVAASAEGREYLATNRICGQMVQTFTSLLSTPSSKSLVKLKDLSLMALYNLSINRKGLGILISTKRLIPLLAWLVQAETSQDIRLHSLLLIQSLILDGSSLSLLHEVRDQLSLDLLESLAVEASSEMKEVIGEVMQIISTLSKHEP is encoded by the exons ATGGATGTCCTGCAGATT CACGGCCTTCTGAATCTTGTGAAGAAGAGCTTCTCGCATGTTGCAGAGGAATGGACATCACTGAAACATGAAATCGAATCTGAGACACAAGGTCAAGGACACAACGGG TCAGATGACAATTCATTTGTAATGGTCAAGAGAACAGCAATGGCCAGCCTTCAGGGGCAACTACAAATATTGAAGGAAAATCTTCCAAGGATTGTCAATGAAGACATTCACATGGCTTTCACGACTAAACATGCTCTAGAGCAGG AATTAgattgtgaaagaaaaagagcagctgAAGCACAGAAGGAGAGTCTGCACTGGAAATCTAGACATGATGCAGCGAGAGGCGAGTATGAACAGGAGAGAAAG GAGAAGCTAGCGCTGAAGGGAGAGTTGTCTCAGTGTAACCAGCGGATGTTCATGCAGTCAGATTACTGTGCTGGGATGGGCGCTGTCTGTTGCACACTGCTCTGGAAGGCTTCTCAGCTGGAAGGAACCATCTCTACCTTGCTTGTAGGG TCCCAGATGCAGAACTTCATGTCGGTTGTTTGCCACACACTGGACAGCTTTGTTGCAACATACCAAGTAGAGGAAATTCCTTCTGAGCAGAGTGAAGAACTTCAGTTTGTGCTGGCTTTGGTTGGAACAATAACAA ATGTAGCAGCATCAGCTGAAGGCAGGGAGTACCTAGCTACAAACAGGATATGTGGTCAGATGGTGCAGACTTTCACAAGCCTTCTCTCAACTCCATCTTCAAAGTCCCTGGTGAAGTTGAAGGA TCTCAGCCTGATGGCCCTGTACAACCTGAGCATCAACCGGAAAGGACTTGGCATCCTCATCTCAACGAAGAGACTCATCCCTCTTCTTGCATGGCTAGTACAAG CTGAGACGAGCCAAGACATCAGGCTGCATTCATTGCTCCTCATTCAATCACTCATTCTGGATGGCAGCAGCCTATCTCTCCTACATGAAGTCAGAGATCAG CTTTCACTAGACTTGCTGGAGTCTCTTGCAGTGGAGGCATCATCTGAGATGAAGGAGGTCATCGGAGAGGTCATGCAAATCATTAGTACCTTGAGCAAACATGAGCCATGA